The nucleotide sequence GTACCAAAAAGATCAAGATGCCCACTCTGGATCTGCACGGAAAGAAGCAAGACGAAGTGTACGATCTCGTGGACAGATTTATCATGAAGCATCATCACATCGAGCGGGTCAAAATTATGCCCGGTAAAGGAACTGGCGTCGTGCGAAACCAGGTCATTTCCTATCTTAAACAGGGCGGCTATCCTTGGTCCTATGAGGATTTACCCAACGGGGATAAAAACACCGGTTCTATTATTGTCTTTTTAAACTGACCCGATTAGTATCGGCCCTCTGAACGGGGGTATTCATGCGTTTTTTATTTATCACTCTGATTGCTGGCTTTGTCATTGCCTGCGAATCCACTCCAGCCATTAAAAAAGGCAGCCTGGCTTGGCGCACTCCAGGGCGAATGATCGAAAAACAATACGCCGAATATCGTGCGGAATTGATCAGCGATGTCCATTACGATTTTCAGTTTAATCTCACTCAACCTGATTTTTTTACGGGAACCTCCAAGGCCACTTTTAAAATGGCCTCGGCTCAAGAGACGACTTTAGATTTTTTCGAAGGCACCGTGCAAAGTCTAAAGATCAATAACCGAAATGTAAAAGTCGATCACAATGGTTATTTTATTCGTCTTCCCAAAGACTCATTAAAAACCGGTGTTAATATTGTGGAAGTGCAATTTAAACATGGATACAGCCCGACGGGTTCAGGTCTCTATCGCTACGAAGATCCGGCCGATAAAAATGCTTACCTCTACACCGATTTTGAACCCTATGATGCCAATGCTCTCGCACCTATGTTTGATCAGCCCGACATCAAAGCCACTTATCAGTCGACGGTGATCGCGCCTAAGAATTGGACCGTGATCACGTCCACGCGCGAGAGCAAAGTGGAAGAGGTGAATGGTTTTAAACAGTGGACCTTTCCGGCATCGGAGGCCTTTAGCACTTACGTTTACTCACTCCATGCTGGCCCATACAAGATGTGGACAAGTCAGGTGAAAACTCCTTATCAAACGATCCCCTTGCGTTTGTTCGCTCGGCAGAGTTTGGCAAAGCATGTGGATCCTAAAGAATGGTTTAGCACCACCCAGCAGGGCTTCCAGTTTTTCGAAAAGTATTTTGAAACACCGTATCCCTATAAAAAATATGATCAGGTGATCGTTCCTGACTTTAATTCCGGAGCGATGGAGAACGTGGCCGCCGTGACGTTTAACGAAACACGATTTGTCACTCGCGGTCAAAAGCAACGGGCCCAAAAGCGTCGCTTGGCCGAAGTGATCTTGCACGAGATGGCGCACATGTGGTTCGGCGATCTCGTCACCATGAAGTGGTGGAATGACATTTGGTTGAACGAAAGTTTCGCCACGTATGCGGCGACATTGGCTCTCACCGAGGGAACTCCGTATAAAGACTCGTGGGTGGATTTCAACACGAGCGAAAAGCGGGGCGCTTATCATGCCGACCAATTGACCACGACTCATCCCATAGAGTTCGAAGTCGCCAATACCGACGTTGTTTTTGCCAACTTTGATGCCATCACTTACGGAAAAGGTGCTTCCGTTTTAAAACAACTGGCGTTTTATATTGGCCCCAAGACCTTTCAAAAAGGACTGCAGGATTATTTTAAACGTTATGCGGGGGGCAACACAACGCTCACTGATTTTATCGCGGCGTTAGAGCGCGCTCATGGCAAGGAATTGCAGTCGTGGAAGCAAAAGTGGCTGCAGACGGCCAACGTGAACACGATGGAAGTCAAATGGTCGTGCAAGGCGGGAAAGGTCAGTCAGGCGACGTTAGAGCAAACCTCTAACCCGGGCTTTGAGGTGCTTCGCCCCCACAAAACTCAGATTGCGGTCTTCGGTGAAAAGAAGGGCACAAAGCTTTTAAAAACGATAGATCTCGAGTACTCGCAAGCGTCCACGCCCATCGCGGAGCTTAAAGGAATGAGTTGCGACGAAATCACTTTGATCTACCCCAATTACAACGATCAAGATTACGCCAAGGTTCATTTGGACGAAAAAAGTTTACAGACGACCATGGATTATTTGTCTCGCCAACAAGATGAGCTCTTGCGAAGTGGCTTGTGGGGCACCGTTTGGGATTTAGTGCTGGATCAAAAACTTCCCGCGACAGAATACCTACGGATGGTTTATCTGCACGCCAAAAAAGAAACGAGCCTGGACACCTTAAGTGGCATTCTCGGACGGGGCTTTGGAGTGGTGCGAAAGTACTTTCCGCAAGACAACGCGTGGAAGGACGCGCGCAATCGTTTAGCTCGCGATCTCACCACGCTTTGCTACGAGGCTATGGTGGAGGCTCCGACCGCCGACTTACAAAAAGTGT is from Bdellovibrionales bacterium and encodes:
- a CDS encoding Smr/MutS family protein codes for the protein MGTKKIKMPTLDLHGKKQDEVYDLVDRFIMKHHHIERVKIMPGKGTGVVRNQVISYLKQGGYPWSYEDLPNGDKNTGSIIVFLN
- the pepN gene encoding aminopeptidase N, with protein sequence MRFLFITLIAGFVIACESTPAIKKGSLAWRTPGRMIEKQYAEYRAELISDVHYDFQFNLTQPDFFTGTSKATFKMASAQETTLDFFEGTVQSLKINNRNVKVDHNGYFIRLPKDSLKTGVNIVEVQFKHGYSPTGSGLYRYEDPADKNAYLYTDFEPYDANALAPMFDQPDIKATYQSTVIAPKNWTVITSTRESKVEEVNGFKQWTFPASEAFSTYVYSLHAGPYKMWTSQVKTPYQTIPLRLFARQSLAKHVDPKEWFSTTQQGFQFFEKYFETPYPYKKYDQVIVPDFNSGAMENVAAVTFNETRFVTRGQKQRAQKRRLAEVILHEMAHMWFGDLVTMKWWNDIWLNESFATYAATLALTEGTPYKDSWVDFNTSEKRGAYHADQLTTTHPIEFEVANTDVVFANFDAITYGKGASVLKQLAFYIGPKTFQKGLQDYFKRYAGGNTTLTDFIAALERAHGKELQSWKQKWLQTANVNTMEVKWSCKAGKVSQATLEQTSNPGFEVLRPHKTQIAVFGEKKGTKLLKTIDLEYSQASTPIAELKGMSCDEITLIYPNYNDQDYAKVHLDEKSLQTTMDYLSRQQDELLRSGLWGTVWDLVLDQKLPATEYLRMVYLHAKKETSLDTLSGILGRGFGVVRKYFPQDNAWKDARNRLARDLTTLCYEAMVEAPTADLQKVWFDAYVDSVEVEKDQQIILGYLKKTPAFLKFKIDQDRRWNILQSLNRNNPSLAKAYVDAERAKDSTYEGQQAALETLALTPDLAVKKELWGKITQGPSKENPLGKLRPVMSGIFPYNQENLQAQFKDDFYKEIKALKAQPPEYLRPLADLAPTFCTTDSVSGLRSFIEDNGDLPPSLQKNLKIHAQEDERCVGIRAKIKTARAI